Proteins encoded together in one Chitinophaga sp. LS1 window:
- a CDS encoding arginase yields the protein MKNIKIIEVKSEIGAGTRGASLGVEAIKIAALDFMSNFFVHFPTETIETENKLLFEPIESPYAKRIKGTLTLYERISKSVCETVKANWFPVVLSGDHSTAGATIAGLKMARPKAKIGAIWIDAHADLHTPYTTPSGNMHGMPVAISIAEDNLECKVHDLDDNTIKQWEALKNIGGIAPKVLPEDIVFISLRDYEKEEEALIKQYGMKVITTNEVRRKGAEQVARAVFRYLSDCEYIYVSFDVDSLDSSISKGTGTPVTNGLREREVEDLIAKFMQHRKICCFEITEVNPTLDKENLMAEIAFNILQRSVNVLLMN from the coding sequence ATGAAAAATATTAAGATCATTGAGGTGAAATCAGAAATTGGCGCGGGAACACGTGGCGCCAGCCTGGGTGTGGAAGCGATCAAGATAGCTGCACTGGACTTTATGAGCAACTTTTTTGTGCATTTCCCTACTGAAACAATTGAGACAGAAAATAAGCTGCTGTTTGAACCGATAGAATCCCCTTATGCGAAAAGGATTAAAGGTACCCTGACGTTGTATGAAAGGATCAGTAAGAGTGTGTGTGAAACAGTGAAGGCGAATTGGTTTCCGGTTGTTTTATCAGGAGATCATAGTACGGCGGGAGCTACCATTGCAGGGTTGAAGATGGCGAGGCCGAAGGCGAAGATAGGAGCGATCTGGATTGACGCGCATGCGGATTTACATACGCCGTATACGACGCCTTCAGGGAATATGCATGGGATGCCGGTGGCAATTTCAATTGCGGAAGATAATCTGGAATGTAAGGTGCATGATCTGGATGATAATACAATAAAACAATGGGAGGCGCTTAAAAATATTGGTGGGATTGCGCCGAAAGTATTGCCGGAGGATATTGTGTTTATTTCATTACGTGACTATGAGAAGGAGGAAGAGGCGTTGATAAAGCAGTATGGGATGAAGGTGATAACTACCAATGAAGTGAGGAGAAAGGGTGCGGAGCAGGTGGCGAGAGCGGTGTTCAGGTATTTGAGTGATTGCGAGTATATATATGTGTCGTTTGATGTGGATAGCTTGGATAGTTCTATTTCAAAAGGAACTGGTACACCGGTAACGAATGGACTAAGAGAGAGAGAAGTAGAGGATTTGATAGCGAAGTTTATGCAGCATAGGAAGATATGTTGTTTTGAGATAACGGAAGTGAATCCAACGTTGGATAAAGAGAATTTAATGGCGGAGATTGCCTTTAATATATTGCAGCGAAGTGTAAATGTGTTGTTGATGAATTAG
- a CDS encoding MGH1-like glycoside hydrolase domain-containing protein produces MNQEQQRLQIQGWKKWGSYVSDRQWGTVREDYSGSGSSWDYTTHDMARSKAWRWGEEGIGGICDERQHLCFSLAFWNKKDPILKERYFGLNNAEGNHGEDVKELYYYLDATPTHSYMKMLYKYVQQEYPYQQLIQENARRSKVEEEYELIDTGLFNEDKYFDIFIEYAKEDMDDVLVKITIHNRSNEDAPLTVLPTVWFRNTWVWGRRPYKPALWQEDATTIRFDHEKLQMQYLYQEGGQEMLFCENESNNKRLYNIDSITPYAKDGINDYILHGASSVNPDKKGTKAAVHYDISVPAHGSHTIKLRLTDKAKEQPFAGFDDLFAAKIADANAYYEELQAEIKDEDERLIQRQALAGMLWNKQFYYYKVQRWLEGDPSQPAPPAERWNGRNKEWKHLVNEDIISVPDKWEFPWYAAWDLAFHCVTLAMVDPDFAKQQLLLLTEEWYMHPSGEFPAYEWAFGDVNPPVHAGAVYRVFKQDAAIKGEKDYHFLEALFHKLLINFTWWVNRKDSSGSNIFEGGFLGLDNIGAFDRSLPLPNGIREEQADATSWMATYALNMLHISLELCNHNKVYNGMATKFFEHFMYIAGAMASMGTGNSGLWDEEDEFFYDQLRAPDNRIVKLKFRSMVGLIPLCAVEVISKEALANNPVFAERMSWFLRHRPDLAQLVSRWYEEGKENKHLLSLLRGHRMKRLLYRMLDETEFLSEYGIRSLSKKYEADPYRLYEDGTELIVKYVPGESDTITYGGNSNWRGPVWIQMNFLLIESLRKFHYFYTDDFRIEYPTASGCYYSLKEVGTLLADRLLKIFRKDEHGRRPVFGNNEKLQSDPHFADLIQFHEYFHGDSGKGLGAAHQTGWTGLVANLIRMKHTNPR; encoded by the coding sequence ATGAATCAGGAACAACAACGCCTTCAGATACAAGGCTGGAAGAAATGGGGATCTTATGTGAGTGACAGACAATGGGGAACTGTACGCGAAGATTATAGCGGTAGCGGCAGTTCATGGGATTATACGACGCATGATATGGCGAGGAGTAAAGCGTGGAGATGGGGGGAGGAAGGAATTGGGGGTATTTGCGATGAAAGACAGCACTTGTGTTTTTCACTCGCTTTCTGGAATAAGAAAGACCCTATTCTGAAAGAACGCTACTTCGGACTGAACAATGCAGAGGGGAATCATGGGGAGGATGTAAAGGAGCTCTATTACTACCTGGATGCAACACCCACACACTCCTATATGAAAATGCTGTATAAATATGTACAGCAGGAATATCCTTACCAACAACTGATACAGGAGAATGCCCGGAGGAGCAAGGTGGAAGAGGAGTATGAGCTGATTGATACCGGGCTTTTTAATGAAGATAAATACTTTGACATCTTCATAGAATATGCAAAGGAGGATATGGATGATGTGCTTGTCAAAATCACGATTCATAACAGAAGTAATGAGGACGCGCCTTTGACAGTATTACCTACTGTGTGGTTCCGCAATACATGGGTGTGGGGGCGCAGACCTTATAAACCTGCTTTGTGGCAGGAGGATGCTACTACTATCCGGTTCGATCATGAGAAATTGCAGATGCAGTACCTGTATCAGGAAGGAGGGCAGGAAATGCTGTTTTGTGAAAATGAATCCAACAATAAAAGATTGTATAATATAGATTCCATCACACCTTATGCAAAGGATGGGATCAATGATTATATCCTGCATGGTGCATCTTCTGTAAATCCTGATAAAAAAGGTACGAAGGCTGCGGTGCATTATGATATTTCTGTGCCTGCACATGGTTCTCATACTATTAAATTAAGATTAACTGATAAGGCCAAGGAGCAACCTTTTGCAGGTTTTGATGATCTCTTTGCGGCGAAGATTGCAGATGCAAATGCATACTATGAAGAATTGCAGGCAGAGATTAAGGATGAAGATGAAAGGCTGATACAGCGTCAGGCATTAGCAGGTATGCTGTGGAATAAACAGTTCTACTATTATAAAGTACAGCGCTGGCTGGAAGGCGATCCATCACAACCGGCACCGCCTGCGGAACGCTGGAATGGCCGCAATAAAGAATGGAAGCATCTTGTTAATGAAGATATCATTTCCGTACCTGATAAATGGGAGTTCCCCTGGTATGCGGCGTGGGATCTGGCTTTCCATTGTGTGACACTGGCGATGGTGGATCCGGATTTTGCAAAGCAACAATTATTGTTGTTGACTGAGGAGTGGTACATGCATCCTTCAGGAGAGTTTCCTGCATATGAGTGGGCATTTGGAGATGTGAATCCACCTGTACATGCAGGCGCGGTATACCGTGTATTCAAGCAGGATGCGGCGATAAAGGGGGAGAAGGATTATCATTTTCTCGAAGCGTTGTTTCATAAATTACTCATCAATTTCACGTGGTGGGTGAACAGGAAAGATAGTAGTGGAAGTAATATTTTTGAAGGAGGTTTCCTGGGATTGGATAATATAGGTGCGTTTGACAGAAGTCTGCCATTGCCGAATGGTATTCGGGAAGAGCAGGCAGATGCGACCAGTTGGATGGCAACGTATGCCTTGAATATGTTGCACATTTCATTAGAATTGTGTAATCATAATAAGGTGTACAATGGGATGGCGACGAAGTTTTTTGAGCATTTTATGTACATAGCTGGTGCGATGGCGAGTATGGGTACGGGGAATAGTGGATTGTGGGATGAGGAAGATGAGTTCTTTTATGATCAGTTACGGGCGCCGGATAATCGTATTGTGAAGTTGAAGTTCAGAAGTATGGTGGGATTGATTCCACTTTGTGCGGTAGAAGTAATTTCAAAAGAGGCGTTGGCAAATAATCCTGTTTTTGCGGAACGCATGTCCTGGTTTTTGCGGCATAGGCCAGATCTGGCACAGCTGGTGTCAAGGTGGTATGAAGAGGGGAAGGAGAATAAACATTTGCTGAGTTTATTGCGTGGGCATCGGATGAAGCGGTTGTTGTACAGGATGCTGGATGAAACAGAGTTTTTGAGTGAGTATGGGATAAGGTCTTTGTCTAAAAAATATGAGGCGGATCCTTATCGGCTGTATGAAGATGGAACAGAATTAATCGTAAAATATGTACCGGGAGAAAGTGATACGATCACTTATGGAGGTAATTCTAACTGGCGGGGGCCTGTGTGGATACAGATGAATTTCCTCTTGATAGAGAGTTTGCGTAAGTTTCACTATTTCTATACAGATGATTTCAGGATAGAATATCCGACAGCTTCCGGTTGTTATTATTCATTGAAGGAAGTGGGTACCTTGCTGGCGGATCGGTTATTAAAGATATTCAGGAAGGATGAACATGGGCGCAGGCCGGTGTTTGGGAATAATGAGAAATTGCAGAGCGATCCGCATTTTGCTGATTTGATACAATTTCATGAATATTTTCATGGAGATAGTGGGAAAGGGCTGGGTGCTGCGCACCAGACGGGTTGGACCGGGTTGGTGGCGAACCTGATCAGAATGAAGCATACGAATCCGCGATAA
- a CDS encoding DUF3810 domain-containing protein, with translation MDTITKIRHTGVRILVTILCIIILKGLLAFSHHFEGWYFHRFYFWISNLLRVALGSILFSVGDVIYAAWVITGSIYLLKLCYKLIKTQWKESFLYFLKGISAVLTLYLAFLVLWGFNYDRYSLEKDMQLQVNEYGTEQLYKLADTLLQQVNANRIEMGDTLNATRPGADSAQLFQRAVVAYDQAAKQWPVLKYTHPCLKTSLYGTWMNYMNVGGYLNPFTGEAQVNVTTPGFMHPFTICHEVAHQLGYGAEEEANFIGYLVAGHAKDVRFRYAANFEMFMYSIRQLRWQDTTMAKNLWQKAVPGVHEDYHQLKNFYRRYSSPVDDYTSMIYDQYLKANKQEKGIRSYSEVVGWLVAYFHIH, from the coding sequence ATGGATACAATTACAAAGATAAGGCACACAGGAGTACGTATTTTGGTAACAATATTGTGCATCATCATTTTGAAGGGGCTGCTCGCATTCAGCCATCATTTTGAAGGGTGGTATTTTCATAGGTTCTACTTTTGGATAAGTAACTTATTAAGGGTGGCATTGGGATCCATACTCTTTAGTGTTGGCGACGTAATTTATGCCGCCTGGGTTATAACAGGTAGCATTTATTTGTTAAAATTATGTTATAAACTGATCAAAACCCAATGGAAGGAAAGTTTTTTATACTTTCTGAAGGGAATAAGTGCTGTTTTGACATTATATCTGGCTTTTCTGGTATTGTGGGGTTTTAACTATGACCGCTACTCCCTGGAGAAAGATATGCAACTACAAGTGAATGAGTACGGTACGGAGCAATTGTACAAACTGGCAGATACCCTGTTGCAACAGGTAAATGCCAACAGGATAGAAATGGGGGATACACTCAACGCCACACGCCCGGGCGCGGACAGCGCACAGCTCTTTCAGCGGGCTGTAGTCGCCTATGATCAGGCGGCAAAACAATGGCCGGTGCTGAAATATACGCATCCCTGTCTCAAGACTTCCCTGTATGGAACCTGGATGAATTATATGAATGTAGGGGGCTATCTCAATCCCTTTACCGGCGAAGCTCAGGTAAACGTTACTACGCCGGGTTTTATGCATCCATTTACGATCTGTCATGAAGTGGCACATCAATTGGGATATGGGGCGGAAGAAGAGGCTAATTTTATCGGTTACCTCGTAGCAGGTCATGCAAAGGATGTTCGGTTCAGATACGCGGCTAATTTCGAGATGTTTATGTACAGTATCAGGCAGTTGCGCTGGCAGGATACGACCATGGCGAAGAATTTGTGGCAGAAAGCCGTACCTGGTGTGCATGAAGATTACCATCAGTTAAAGAATTTCTATCGCAGATACAGCAGCCCGGTAGATGATTATACTTCTATGATTTATGATCAGTACCTGAAGGCTAATAAACAGGAAAAAGGAATACGTAGTTATAGTGAAGTGGTGGGATGGCTGGTGGCCTACTTCCACATTCACTGA
- a CDS encoding fructosamine kinase family protein — MTDEILLGELTTALSCQSGVKIHINCAEKISGGDINETYKLSTSDGTLFLKMNDAHIYPDMFLRELNGLNILRNTNAISVPRPLATGTVGDKGFLVTEFMEKGSVTPDFWENFGASLSRVHRQTQTYYGFQETNYIGTLKQYNTPYSSWPVFYAFNRLQPLTRAAYDQQVMDKAMVVQMEHLWKQLPGMFPDEKPALLHGDLWSGNFMVGKDGKACVYDPAVYYGNREMDLAMTRLFGGFDTRFYFSYQTMYPLAEGWQSRIGVCQLYPLMVHLLLFGGSYYNNVKEILDEF; from the coding sequence ATGACAGATGAGATCTTATTGGGCGAACTTACGACAGCGCTATCCTGCCAGTCAGGAGTGAAAATACACATTAATTGCGCAGAAAAAATATCCGGTGGAGATATTAACGAAACATATAAGCTCTCCACATCTGACGGAACGTTGTTTCTGAAAATGAACGATGCGCATATCTATCCTGACATGTTCCTGCGGGAACTGAACGGACTCAATATACTCCGTAATACCAATGCCATCTCTGTACCCAGGCCACTGGCCACAGGTACCGTGGGAGACAAAGGTTTCCTTGTCACTGAGTTTATGGAAAAAGGCAGCGTGACGCCTGACTTCTGGGAAAACTTTGGTGCAAGCCTGTCAAGAGTACATCGCCAGACACAGACATACTACGGATTTCAGGAGACCAATTACATCGGTACCCTCAAGCAATACAATACGCCTTATAGCAGCTGGCCGGTGTTCTACGCATTTAACAGGTTGCAACCCCTGACCAGGGCTGCCTATGACCAGCAGGTGATGGACAAGGCAATGGTGGTACAGATGGAACACCTGTGGAAGCAGCTGCCAGGTATGTTTCCCGACGAAAAGCCGGCATTACTGCATGGCGACCTCTGGTCTGGTAACTTCATGGTGGGCAAAGATGGCAAGGCATGTGTGTATGACCCGGCGGTATATTATGGAAACAGGGAAATGGATCTGGCTATGACCAGACTGTTTGGTGGTTTTGATACCCGCTTTTACTTCAGCTATCAAACCATGTATCCGCTGGCTGAAGGATGGCAGTCCAGAATTGGTGTCTGCCAGTTATATCCGCTCATGGTGCACCTGCTCTTATTCGGAGGTAGCTATTATAATAATGTAAAGGAAATTCTTGACGAATTCTGA
- a CDS encoding ATP-binding protein, with protein sequence MARIKGTRKHPITRSISPPDIFSLPISVYFQHTNAGILLLDAEQHIVWVNAVFQQYTGEDIDLVPDLPFATIARYLARGARNPEAFLATVEDLLTQKNPYFGQELLFSDGRIFELNYTPLWHNGVFNGSMWQVTDISGRQLQQATLEQARQQAEEARGAQKEFLASMSHEIRTPLNVIIGMTHLLEETNLDGHQQDYINILKHSSNILLGLISDILDISKIEAGEFQVNQREFNLTALVQSLRHTFELKLGQRPVKISATIDPRIQNRLVGDDTLLNQILMNLLGNAEKFTPEGEIAIRVTPESWQDDKVWVRFRICDTGIGISKDKLELIFKNYKQAEQEIREKYGGTGLGLAISKQLIELQGGTICVEDTPGYNTCFSFNLPFIDTRKSAVTTPGAGARRKQASFSGSSVLVIEDNAMNLHYINSLLEKYNVEHQLATNGPDALYFLNSRQYDLVLIDIRIPGLNGLELAGRIREDEDKPNVATPLVATTALAMESTFTQARQAGITDILTKPYTPDQLLQVLNKYLNEDETELIMEETNNTSGFEFHKDLDVKYLNTLYENNISYAADLFEIFLKTIREELVKIQALVNARDWELLKFQVHKLKPNFSMVGLTWISARMQNLENTLNANTALPPEEVDALFANISEEVEKFYPIIEAEYDRMKIYQ encoded by the coding sequence ATGGCCCGGATCAAAGGTACGAGAAAACATCCCATTACCCGAAGCATTTCGCCGCCGGACATATTTTCACTGCCAATCAGCGTTTATTTCCAGCACACCAATGCCGGTATCCTTCTCCTCGATGCGGAGCAGCACATCGTATGGGTAAACGCTGTATTTCAACAATATACAGGAGAAGATATTGATCTTGTACCCGATCTGCCCTTTGCTACCATCGCCCGATACCTGGCCAGGGGCGCCCGGAATCCTGAAGCATTTCTCGCCACAGTTGAAGACCTGTTAACACAGAAAAATCCCTACTTTGGGCAGGAACTCCTTTTTTCCGACGGCCGCATTTTCGAACTGAACTATACGCCGCTCTGGCACAACGGGGTCTTTAACGGCAGCATGTGGCAGGTAACCGACATTTCCGGCAGGCAACTACAGCAGGCTACCCTTGAGCAGGCCCGGCAGCAGGCTGAAGAGGCCCGGGGTGCACAAAAAGAATTTCTGGCCAGCATGAGCCACGAAATTCGTACTCCCCTCAATGTCATTATCGGTATGACCCACCTGCTGGAAGAAACGAACCTCGACGGCCATCAGCAAGACTACATTAATATATTAAAACATAGTTCCAATATCCTCCTGGGACTGATTTCCGATATTCTTGATATCTCCAAGATCGAAGCAGGGGAGTTTCAGGTCAATCAGCGGGAGTTTAACCTCACCGCCCTGGTTCAATCTCTCCGGCACACTTTTGAGCTCAAATTGGGTCAGCGTCCTGTAAAAATTTCTGCGACCATCGATCCCCGTATCCAGAATCGCCTGGTCGGAGACGATACGCTTTTGAACCAAATCCTAATGAACTTGTTAGGTAATGCAGAAAAATTTACGCCGGAAGGAGAGATTGCCATCCGCGTGACCCCTGAAAGCTGGCAGGATGACAAAGTGTGGGTACGCTTTCGTATATGTGATACGGGTATCGGCATCAGTAAAGACAAACTGGAACTGATCTTTAAAAATTATAAACAGGCAGAACAGGAAATCAGGGAAAAATATGGCGGTACCGGTCTGGGACTCGCCATTTCCAAACAACTGATTGAACTACAGGGAGGTACCATATGTGTGGAAGACACACCGGGCTACAATACCTGTTTTTCGTTCAACCTGCCCTTTATCGATACCCGGAAGTCGGCCGTCACCACGCCCGGAGCGGGAGCACGCCGTAAGCAGGCCAGTTTTTCAGGATCAAGTGTACTTGTGATTGAGGACAATGCGATGAACCTTCATTACATTAACAGCCTGCTGGAAAAATATAACGTGGAGCACCAGCTGGCCACCAATGGGCCGGATGCACTCTATTTTTTGAATTCAAGACAGTATGACCTGGTCCTGATCGATATCCGGATTCCCGGACTCAACGGACTGGAGCTGGCTGGCCGGATCCGAGAAGATGAAGATAAACCGAACGTAGCTACTCCACTGGTAGCCACTACTGCCCTCGCTATGGAAAGTACGTTTACACAGGCAAGGCAGGCCGGTATTACCGATATACTAACGAAACCATATACCCCCGATCAATTGTTACAGGTGTTGAATAAATACCTGAATGAAGACGAAACTGAACTTATAATGGAAGAAACAAACAACACGTCTGGTTTTGAGTTCCATAAGGACCTGGATGTAAAGTACCTCAATACCCTGTATGAGAACAATATTTCGTACGCGGCGGATCTCTTTGAAATATTTTTGAAAACGATCAGGGAAGAACTGGTGAAGATTCAGGCTTTAGTAAATGCACGGGATTGGGAACTCCTGAAATTTCAGGTGCACAAACTGAAACCCAATTTCTCTATGGTGGGACTTACATGGATTAGTGCCCGTATGCAGAATCTGGAAAACACGTTGAATGCAAATACAGCGCTGCCTCCTGAAGAGGTAGATGCGTTGTTTGCCAATATTTCGGAAGAAGTGGAAAAATTCTATCCAATTATTGAGGCAGAGTACGATAGAATGAAGATCTATCAGTAA
- a CDS encoding YceD family protein gives MKQLRQFEIAFVGLKPGEHTFEYQVTDSFFENYGPQDFSDCNATVKLTLDKKSDFFLLKFEIGGSVSVICDRCGQPFNLQLWDDFTQVVKMVENPEEIEGDEDPEVSYISRTESHLNVGEWIYEFINLSIPMQKIHPDVDGKSTCDPKVLEMLDQMNKQSDAQDNPIWKDLDKFRSN, from the coding sequence ATGAAACAACTCCGTCAATTTGAAATTGCCTTTGTGGGGCTCAAACCCGGAGAGCATACATTTGAATACCAAGTTACGGATAGTTTTTTTGAAAACTACGGACCGCAGGATTTCAGCGACTGTAACGCAACAGTAAAGCTGACCTTAGACAAGAAAAGTGATTTTTTCCTGTTAAAGTTTGAAATTGGCGGATCAGTTAGCGTAATTTGTGACCGTTGTGGACAACCATTTAATCTTCAGCTCTGGGACGATTTTACCCAGGTGGTGAAGATGGTGGAGAATCCTGAGGAGATTGAAGGTGATGAGGATCCGGAAGTATCTTATATTTCGAGAACGGAATCGCACCTGAATGTCGGTGAATGGATTTACGAATTCATCAACCTGAGCATTCCTATGCAGAAGATACACCCGGATGTGGATGGCAAAAGCACATGTGATCCGAAAGTATTGGAAATGCTGGATCAGATGAACAAACAATCTGACGCTCAGGACAATCCAATTTGGAAAGACCTGGACAAATTCCGGAGCAATTAA
- the rpmF gene encoding 50S ribosomal protein L32 has product MPNPKRRHSQQRSAKRRTHYKAFADTLSTDSATGEVHLRHRAHWVENKLYYRGKVVLEKQSSAK; this is encoded by the coding sequence ATGCCAAATCCGAAACGCAGACATTCTCAGCAAAGATCAGCTAAGAGAAGGACGCATTACAAGGCCTTTGCGGATACTTTAAGCACAGATAGCGCAACTGGTGAAGTGCACCTGAGACATCGTGCTCACTGGGTAGAGAACAAACTGTACTACAGAGGAAAAGTTGTATTGGAAAAACAAAGCAGCGCTAAATAA
- the plsX gene encoding phosphate acyltransferase PlsX, which translates to MRIGLDMMGGDYAPVEAVKGVKLFLDTVAADAHLVLIGDEVALAPLLSEAQLDQSKYSVVHSSQVIGMNEHPTKALKEKQHSSISIGFHLLQSGKIDAFISAGNTGAMMVGTFYSIKAIEGVQRPTISTPVPRLDGSIGLLLDVGINADCKAENLLQFAILGSLYSKHILNVSNPTVGLLNIGEEEGKGNLLAQATYPLLKEHPGLNFIGNVEGRDVLTGKADVIVCEGFTGNVVLKMAESLHDIAVQRNINDEYMDRFNFQSYGGTPVLGVSKPVIIGHGISKDTAFKNMIVLAQQMIETKLLEKIRESFVK; encoded by the coding sequence ATGAGAATCGGGCTAGATATGATGGGCGGTGATTATGCCCCCGTCGAAGCAGTAAAAGGAGTAAAATTATTTTTAGATACTGTTGCAGCAGATGCACATCTGGTGCTGATTGGTGATGAGGTAGCCCTGGCTCCCTTATTATCTGAAGCGCAGTTGGACCAATCAAAATATTCAGTTGTTCATTCATCCCAGGTTATTGGGATGAATGAACATCCTACCAAGGCGCTGAAGGAAAAGCAACATTCTTCTATCAGTATTGGGTTTCACCTGTTACAGAGCGGGAAGATTGATGCATTCATCAGTGCTGGAAATACAGGCGCTATGATGGTTGGAACATTCTATTCCATCAAAGCGATTGAAGGGGTTCAGCGGCCAACGATATCTACACCAGTGCCAAGATTGGACGGCTCTATCGGGCTGTTACTCGACGTTGGTATCAATGCCGATTGTAAAGCAGAAAACCTGCTCCAATTTGCAATACTTGGGTCTCTCTATTCCAAACATATCCTGAATGTAAGTAATCCTACTGTAGGTCTGCTGAATATCGGAGAAGAGGAAGGTAAAGGTAATCTGCTGGCACAAGCCACTTATCCTTTGCTGAAAGAACACCCTGGTTTAAATTTCATTGGCAATGTGGAAGGTCGTGATGTACTGACTGGCAAGGCTGATGTCATTGTATGTGAAGGTTTTACGGGTAATGTTGTACTCAAGATGGCTGAGTCACTGCACGATATAGCAGTACAGCGGAATATTAATGATGAGTACATGGACCGGTTTAACTTCCAGAGCTATGGCGGTACTCCTGTATTAGGCGTATCAAAGCCGGTGATCATAGGCCATGGTATATCGAAAGATACTGCCTTTAAGAATATGATCGTGCTGGCACAACAAATGATCGAAACGAAACTGCTGGAGAAGATCCGGGAGAGTTTTGTGAAATAA